The genome window CCAAGGTCAGTTGTTTTTGATGAAGCGGAAAACAGACTTCATGCACACAAAGGGATTTTAGCTGCTTTACTATAGGCATTCAATTTTGGGAGGAATATATATGAAAAAGGTAGTTTTAGCTTATTCTGGAGGATTAGACACATCAATAATTATTCCCTGGTTAAAAGAAAATTATGATTGTGAAGTAATTTGTATGGCTGCAGATTTAGGCCAAGGTGAAGAATTAGAACCATTACATGAAAAAGCTATTAAATCAGGTGCAAGTAAATTATATATCGAAGACTTAAAAGAAGAATATGTAAAAGATTATGTTTTCCCAGCTCTTAAGGCCGGATGTATTTATGAACATAAATATCTTTTAGGAACATCTACTGCTCGTCCATTAATTGCAAAGCGCTTAGTTGAAATAGCAGAAAAAGAAGGAGCAGATTATATAGCCCATGGTGCAACTGGAAAAGGTAATGACCAAGTTCGTTTTGAATTAGGAATTAAAGCCTTAAATCCTGATATTAAAATTATCGCTCCTTGGAGAGAGTGGGATATTAAATCTAGAGAAGATGCAGTAGACTATGCGGAAAAAAGAGGAATTCCAGTACCAGTAACGAAAAAACGCCCTTATAGTATGGATAGAAACGTATTCCATTTAAGTCACGAAGGAGCAGACTTAGAAAATCCATGGAATGAGCCTATGGCTGATTTATACATGGTTAGTAAAAATCCAATGGATGCACCAGATGAAGCTGAATATGTTGAAATAGAATTTGAACAAGGTGTACCAGTAGCTATTAATGGAGAAAAATTATCAGCCCTTGCTTTATTAGAAAAGGCTAATGAACTAGCAGCCAAACATGGTGTAGGAATTATAGATATGGTAGAAAACCGTTTAGTAGGTATGAAATCAAGAGGAGTATATGAAACCCCAGGTGGAACATTATTACATAATGCACATCTTGAATTAGAATCCCTAACTCTTGATAGAGATACTCTTCAATATAAGCAAGTAGTATCCATCAAATATTCCCAATTAGTATACGATGGTTTATGGTTTACGACTTTAAGACAATCTCTTGCTGCATTTGTTGACGAAACTCAAAATAATGTAACTGGTACAGTTAGAATCAAATTATATAAAGGACATTGCTTATCAGCTGGAGTTAAATCTCCATATTCTTTATACAATGAAGACTTAGCTACTTTTGGTGAAGAAGAAGTATATAATCAAAAAGATGCAGAAGGATTTATTAATTTATTTGGATTGCCTTTAAAAGTTAATGCAATGATGAAAAAGAATCAAAACAAATAAATGAATAAGCATAAGTTTGGTTAAGTGAGTAGAGTAAAAATAGTTTAAATCTTTAAGTGGAGTAATTATCACTAATTACTCACTCACTTACTAACTTTAGGGAGTGATAAACATGGGCAAATTATGGGGTGGAAGATTTAGCAAAAGTACAGATAAATTAGTAGAGGACTTTCATTCATCTATTTCATTTGATAAGCGCTTATACTATTTTGATATTACAGGTAGTATAGCTCACGCAAGGATGCTTGGGGATACAGGAATAATTCCTAAACAAGATGCAGACTTAATTATTAAAGGTTTAAAAGAAATTATTACAGAAATTGAAAATGGACAAGTAGAATTTGATGTTAGTGCTGAAGACATTCACATGAACGTCGAAGTTCTTTTAACTAAGAAGATTGGTCAAGTAGGTAAAAAATTACATACTGGTCGTAGCCGAAATGACCAAGTAGCTTTAGATGCAAAAATGTATCTAAAAACTGAAATTGAAATTTTAGCAGAAATGTTTAAAGAATTATTAAATACAGTATTGGATTTAAGTAGTGGACATTTGGATACGGTAATGCCTGGATACACTCATTTACAAAGAGCTCAGCCAGTTACCTTTGCTCATCATTTAATGGCTTATTTTCAAATGTTTTCAAGAGATTTAGATAGATTAAGAGATTGCGGCAAAAGGGTTAATATTTTACCTCTAGGCGCAGGGGCATTAGCTGGTACCACATTTCCCATTAATAGAGAACAAGTTAGTGAGGAATTAGGTTTTAGTAGTATAACGTTAAACAGTATGGATTCCGTAAGTGATCGGGATTATGTAATAGAATTTATTAGCTGTGCATCCATGGCTATGATGCATCTAAGCCGCTTTTGTGAAGAAATAATTTTTTGGTCTTCCCAAGAAGTAAGGTTCATTGAATTGGATGATGCTTATAGTACAGGAAGTAGTATAATGCCACAAAAGAAAAATCCAGATGTAGCGGAATTAATTAGAGGAAAAACAGGCAGGGTATATGGAAACCTAATGACAATGCTGACTGTAATGAAAGGCATACCATTAGCTTACAATAAAGATATGCAAGAAGATAAAGAAAGTTTATTTGATTCTATAGATACTTTGAAAAAATGTTTAATTGTTTTTACACCGATGATAGCAACCATGAAAATCAATCGAGCAAATATGTTAAATGCAGCTAAAGGCGGATTTACAAATGCTACTGATT of Desulfonispora thiosulfatigenes DSM 11270 contains these proteins:
- a CDS encoding argininosuccinate synthase — translated: MKKVVLAYSGGLDTSIIIPWLKENYDCEVICMAADLGQGEELEPLHEKAIKSGASKLYIEDLKEEYVKDYVFPALKAGCIYEHKYLLGTSTARPLIAKRLVEIAEKEGADYIAHGATGKGNDQVRFELGIKALNPDIKIIAPWREWDIKSREDAVDYAEKRGIPVPVTKKRPYSMDRNVFHLSHEGADLENPWNEPMADLYMVSKNPMDAPDEAEYVEIEFEQGVPVAINGEKLSALALLEKANELAAKHGVGIIDMVENRLVGMKSRGVYETPGGTLLHNAHLELESLTLDRDTLQYKQVVSIKYSQLVYDGLWFTTLRQSLAAFVDETQNNVTGTVRIKLYKGHCLSAGVKSPYSLYNEDLATFGEEEVYNQKDAEGFINLFGLPLKVNAMMKKNQNK
- the argH gene encoding argininosuccinate lyase gives rise to the protein MGKLWGGRFSKSTDKLVEDFHSSISFDKRLYYFDITGSIAHARMLGDTGIIPKQDADLIIKGLKEIITEIENGQVEFDVSAEDIHMNVEVLLTKKIGQVGKKLHTGRSRNDQVALDAKMYLKTEIEILAEMFKELLNTVLDLSSGHLDTVMPGYTHLQRAQPVTFAHHLMAYFQMFSRDLDRLRDCGKRVNILPLGAGALAGTTFPINREQVSEELGFSSITLNSMDSVSDRDYVIEFISCASMAMMHLSRFCEEIIFWSSQEVRFIELDDAYSTGSSIMPQKKNPDVAELIRGKTGRVYGNLMTMLTVMKGIPLAYNKDMQEDKESLFDSIDTLKKCLIVFTPMIATMKINRANMLNAAKGGFTNATDLADYLVKKGLPFRDAHEVSGKLVAYCISISSDLDSIPLEKYKEFSDLIEDDIYEAISVYTCVEKRNVIGGPAPDQVRYSILKGKEYLANN